The following proteins are co-located in the Lentibacillus sp. JNUCC-1 genome:
- a CDS encoding metallophosphoesterase, with translation MNNKLKYCTGFFASCLIGCGIKIFHDTFLFKVNQISFKTNKWTNGTKMRVVQLSDLHNRTFGKKNNRLLKAIKDQNPDVVVITGDLIDRKTRGFRNVYQLIDVLTVMCKHVYFVSGNHEWEHPATQIFIQGLKSRGVMILDGEYAKLGKEGNSLRLIGAGYAVENAEEYDSYDLCYSTDDFNLVLAHMPDGLDISETSVDLMLCGHTHGGQIRFPLIGAMVAPGQGLFPHRAKGIYPLENGGYMYIDSGLGTTHIPVRFMNQSQFTVIDLEGCD, from the coding sequence ATGAACAACAAATTGAAGTACTGCACTGGGTTTTTTGCATCATGTCTAATTGGATGTGGCATCAAAATTTTTCATGATACGTTCTTATTCAAAGTTAATCAAATCAGTTTTAAAACCAATAAGTGGACGAATGGAACCAAAATGAGAGTTGTACAACTAAGTGATTTGCATAATAGAACCTTTGGGAAAAAGAACAACCGGCTGCTCAAAGCAATTAAAGATCAGAATCCAGATGTGGTTGTCATTACTGGGGATTTAATTGATCGCAAAACACGGGGTTTTAGAAATGTTTATCAGCTAATCGATGTCTTGACGGTCATGTGCAAGCATGTCTATTTTGTTTCAGGTAATCATGAATGGGAACATCCGGCAACCCAAATATTTATCCAAGGATTAAAAAGCCGTGGGGTCATGATACTCGACGGAGAATATGCCAAGTTGGGTAAAGAAGGCAACAGTCTACGCCTGATTGGTGCGGGTTATGCTGTTGAAAATGCCGAAGAATATGATTCATATGATCTTTGTTACAGCACAGATGATTTTAATTTAGTGCTGGCTCACATGCCCGATGGCCTGGATATTAGTGAAACATCTGTTGATCTCATGCTCTGTGGCCATACACACGGAGGACAAATCCGATTTCCTTTGATCGGTGCTATGGTAGCTCCGGGCCAAGGTTTGTTTCCACATAGGGCTAAAGGTATTTATCCGCTTGAAAATGGTGGTTATATGTATATCGACAGCGGTCTGGGAACAACTCACATCCCAGTTCGTTTTATGAATCAAAGCCAATTTACGGTAATTGATTTAGAAGGCTGTGATTAA
- a CDS encoding PTS sugar transporter subunit IIA, translating to MFKNLFQKSTQSHPGHIYTPVNGEIIPITEVPDPVFSEKMMGDGIAIIPSDGRFTAPADGEIVQIPETKHAYGIRTTDNVEILVHIGLETVGLKGQGFKTHVEVGDTVKMGDLVITCDLEYIKEHAEHIITPVVITNTNDLKGNITPKTTKNAKIKDTVIMTIT from the coding sequence ATGTTTAAAAACCTTTTTCAGAAATCAACTCAATCACATCCCGGACATATATACACTCCTGTTAACGGCGAAATTATTCCCATTACTGAGGTACCCGACCCTGTCTTCTCCGAAAAAATGATGGGAGACGGTATCGCCATTATTCCATCAGACGGGCGTTTCACAGCACCGGCGGACGGCGAAATTGTTCAAATCCCTGAAACGAAACACGCTTATGGCATCCGCACAACTGACAATGTAGAAATACTTGTCCATATCGGTCTCGAAACCGTGGGGTTAAAAGGACAAGGGTTTAAAACTCACGTTGAAGTTGGGGATACAGTGAAAATGGGAGATCTCGTTATCACATGTGATCTGGAATACATTAAGGAACATGCTGAACATATTATAACACCAGTCGTTATTACAAATACTAACGATCTAAAAGGAAACATTACACCTAAAACAACAAAAAACGCTAAAATAAAAGACACAGTGATTATGACGATTACCTGA
- a CDS encoding PadR family transcriptional regulator — translation MSIKSQLLKGILEGCILAIIARQTVYGYELSMKLQDYGLSVSEGSIYPVLLRMQKEELITGSLQPSPSGPNRKYYNLTDKGSEALEAFKIHWESVKQPVDQLLQGEDQI, via the coding sequence ATGTCTATTAAAAGCCAGTTGTTAAAAGGAATTTTAGAAGGCTGTATTCTGGCAATTATTGCCCGGCAAACTGTGTATGGATATGAGTTATCGATGAAACTTCAGGATTACGGGTTATCTGTCAGTGAAGGATCCATTTATCCTGTTTTGCTGCGCATGCAAAAAGAGGAATTAATTACAGGAAGCTTGCAGCCTTCACCAAGCGGCCCCAACCGCAAATATTACAACCTCACTGACAAAGGGTCTGAAGCACTTGAAGCTTTTAAGATCCATTGGGAGAGTGTCAAACAGCCAGTCGACCAATTATTACAGGGGGAGGATCAAATATGA
- the nagE gene encoding N-acetylglucosamine-specific PTS transporter subunit IIBC — translation MMKALQNLGRALMLPVAVLPAAAILAGLGNWILGFWEGNVIGSFLLNAGTAILGHLGILFAVGVAIGLSKDKHGAAGLSGLVGFLVVSSLMSTDTVSALKGIDVSAVNDAFLQNENVFIGIISGIVSAMMYNRFSDVRLPDALAFFSGKRLAPIMSAAAMAVVAAILFVLWPIIYSWLVTFGTFISDLGAIGAGLYGFLNRLLIPTGLHHALNSVFWFDTIGINDIGKFLAGEGTQGITGRYQAGFFPIMMFGLPAAALAMYHTAKSTRKKQAASLMLAAAVASFFTGVTEPLEFSFMFLAPALYVVHALLTGLSLFIAALFQWTSGFGFSAGFVDYFLSFTNPIANQPYMLILQGLAFAVIYYFLFRFLIVKFNFKTPGRDEGDAEDDDVAVADAEGAATPPKTGGSKSGKNDFSQMAAEIYAGLGGDENVTSVDNCVSRLRLEVKDMDAVDEQRIKATGVPGVNIVGKHSIQVIVGTQVEFVADEIMKIRNV, via the coding sequence ATGATGAAAGCTTTACAAAATTTGGGCCGTGCATTAATGCTCCCTGTTGCAGTTCTGCCAGCAGCGGCTATTCTTGCCGGTCTAGGAAACTGGATCCTTGGTTTCTGGGAAGGAAATGTCATTGGATCATTTCTACTTAATGCCGGAACAGCAATTCTCGGCCACCTTGGTATTCTGTTTGCTGTAGGTGTAGCGATTGGACTTTCCAAAGATAAACATGGTGCTGCGGGATTAAGTGGACTTGTAGGGTTTCTAGTTGTCTCAAGCTTAATGTCCACAGATACAGTATCAGCTTTAAAAGGAATTGATGTCTCAGCTGTTAACGACGCATTCCTTCAAAACGAAAACGTCTTTATCGGTATTATTTCCGGAATTGTTTCTGCCATGATGTATAACAGATTTAGTGATGTTCGACTTCCGGATGCCTTGGCGTTCTTTAGTGGTAAACGACTTGCCCCCATTATGTCAGCTGCTGCAATGGCAGTTGTTGCCGCTATCTTATTCGTCCTATGGCCAATTATTTATTCATGGCTCGTTACATTCGGTACGTTTATCAGTGACCTCGGTGCAATTGGTGCCGGTTTATATGGTTTCTTAAATCGTTTGCTCATTCCGACAGGTCTGCACCATGCTCTAAACTCTGTATTCTGGTTTGACACAATCGGCATTAATGACATTGGAAAGTTCCTTGCTGGCGAAGGTACACAAGGTATTACCGGACGCTATCAAGCAGGTTTCTTCCCGATTATGATGTTTGGTTTGCCAGCAGCAGCACTTGCTATGTATCATACTGCTAAGTCAACACGGAAAAAACAAGCAGCGTCTCTTATGCTTGCTGCAGCTGTTGCATCATTCTTTACAGGTGTAACTGAACCACTTGAATTCTCATTTATGTTCTTGGCACCTGCTCTTTATGTAGTACACGCGCTGCTTACAGGACTTTCACTGTTTATTGCAGCCTTATTCCAGTGGACATCAGGGTTTGGTTTTAGTGCTGGGTTTGTGGATTATTTCCTAAGCTTTACCAATCCAATTGCCAACCAACCTTATATGCTCATTCTGCAGGGGCTCGCATTTGCAGTGATCTATTACTTCCTGTTCCGCTTCCTGATTGTGAAGTTTAACTTTAAAACACCAGGACGTGATGAAGGAGACGCTGAAGATGATGATGTTGCTGTAGCAGATGCTGAAGGTGCAGCTACACCACCTAAAACTGGTGGATCAAAGAGTGGCAAGAATGACTTTTCTCAAATGGCCGCTGAAATATACGCTGGTCTTGGCGGCGACGAAAACGTCACCTCTGTAGACAACTGTGTATCACGACTGCGCCTGGAAGTCAAAGACATGGATGCAGTTGACGAGCAACGCATCAAAGCAACAGGCGTTCCGGGTGTCAACATCGTCGGCAAGCATAGCATTCAAGTCATTGTAGGCACACAGGTAGAATTTGTTGCAGATGAAATTATGAAAATCCGTAACGTTTAG
- a CDS encoding DUF1129 family protein gives MTTEKELIKENNEKRKELTPENLQYYEDMLVYIRLSFSKSDIATEEILSELLEHLLEAQAGGKTAHDVFGDDPKGYADDIIGALPQKMPKNFVKYFLMGILYFLGSGAMLTGLINIVMYHIFSKGAAHETIHLGGFTIKTLISIPAAFFLTYILIQYLRWSTFKNIGKKLEFFILWLYGVFSIGLFMLIIYFTPDIGPEFHFPHWGTLILGAGLFVSGWITMKKV, from the coding sequence ATGACAACGGAAAAAGAATTAATTAAAGAGAACAATGAGAAAAGGAAAGAACTTACGCCGGAAAACTTGCAGTACTACGAGGATATGCTTGTATATATCAGATTGTCATTCAGTAAATCAGATATTGCTACCGAAGAGATTCTTTCAGAACTGCTTGAGCATCTACTTGAAGCGCAAGCAGGAGGCAAAACAGCCCATGATGTCTTCGGTGATGACCCCAAGGGGTATGCTGATGATATCATCGGTGCTCTCCCGCAAAAAATGCCCAAGAACTTCGTAAAATACTTTCTAATGGGGATATTGTATTTCCTTGGATCCGGGGCAATGCTTACAGGCCTGATCAATATTGTGATGTATCATATCTTTTCAAAAGGAGCAGCACATGAAACGATACACCTCGGAGGGTTTACAATCAAAACCCTGATCTCCATACCCGCTGCTTTTTTCCTGACGTATATATTGATTCAATATTTGCGTTGGAGCACTTTTAAGAATATCGGTAAAAAACTCGAGTTTTTCATTTTATGGCTGTATGGGGTGTTCTCTATCGGATTGTTTATGCTGATTATCTATTTTACACCCGATATTGGTCCAGAATTTCATTTTCCGCACTGGGGAACACTCATTCTTGGTGCTGGTTTGTTTGTTTCTGGGTGGATCACAATGAAAAAAGTTTAG
- a CDS encoding PRD domain-containing protein encodes MKIRKILNNNAVIVMDNDQEKIAMGPGVGFNKHKNDILPQSTVEKLFVLKEHEKLQQLLERIPEEHLILAEDIIKHAEQELGMKINEHILIMLTDHVSFAIERLKEGIRVNNKLLQEIKILYKEEFNIALWAIRHIEEKTGVKMPLDEAGFIALHIHTMKLKGGDVRKAVRQTTIVREMVDSIESCLSITIEENDIAYERLIMHLHFALTRTNQYNNHTMDPEMLEMIKSKYQISFQCAQTIAENIALDHNIYLPEEELGYITLHIERLRQN; translated from the coding sequence ATGAAAATCAGAAAAATATTAAACAATAATGCTGTTATTGTTATGGACAACGATCAAGAGAAAATCGCCATGGGACCAGGTGTCGGATTTAATAAACACAAAAACGACATCCTCCCGCAAAGTACAGTAGAAAAATTATTTGTGCTAAAAGAGCATGAGAAATTACAGCAGTTGCTCGAACGTATCCCTGAGGAGCATTTGATCCTGGCCGAAGATATTATTAAGCATGCAGAGCAAGAACTCGGTATGAAAATCAATGAACACATCCTTATTATGCTGACAGACCACGTTTCATTTGCTATTGAGCGACTAAAAGAAGGCATCCGCGTCAATAATAAGCTACTCCAGGAGATTAAGATTTTATATAAAGAAGAATTTAACATTGCTCTATGGGCAATCAGACACATCGAAGAAAAAACAGGCGTCAAAATGCCTCTCGACGAAGCAGGATTCATTGCCCTCCACATCCATACGATGAAACTTAAAGGAGGTGATGTGCGCAAGGCTGTAAGACAGACCACCATCGTCAGAGAGATGGTCGACAGCATTGAATCATGTCTAAGCATAACAATCGAGGAAAACGACATAGCCTATGAAAGGCTTATCATGCATCTCCATTTTGCACTTACCCGGACAAACCAATACAATAACCACACCATGGATCCGGAGATGCTGGAGATGATTAAGTCGAAATATCAGATTTCCTTCCAATGTGCTCAGACAATTGCTGAAAATATTGCTCTTGACCATAACATTTATTTGCCTGAAGAAGAACTTGGCTATATCACGCTTCATATTGAGCGGTTGAGACAGAATTAA